One genomic window of Polyangium aurulentum includes the following:
- a CDS encoding DUF3226 domain-containing protein: MPPRPTSRLRLTVEGKDDQGAIIHLLKRHGIDWDAERPALPNVEIAETVDKVLDSIAPGARSYDRYGVVLDADASPAQRWAQVRDRLAALGLAVPAALEPRGLIVPGLRPGYRIGVWVMPDNGESGILEDFLAKLVPTADPCWSHAQEATAKARQLGARLAEKDVRKGELHAWLAWQERPGMPFGTALTAKVLGHDSAEALRFVDWFRRLFFDDTESALGA; the protein is encoded by the coding sequence ATGCCGCCGAGGCCGACGAGCCGGCTTCGGCTGACCGTCGAGGGCAAGGATGACCAGGGGGCCATCATCCACCTGCTGAAGCGTCACGGCATCGACTGGGACGCGGAACGCCCGGCGCTGCCGAACGTGGAGATCGCGGAGACGGTCGATAAAGTCCTCGATTCGATCGCGCCAGGCGCACGCTCGTACGACCGATACGGTGTCGTCCTGGACGCCGATGCATCCCCCGCGCAGCGCTGGGCGCAGGTGCGCGATCGTCTCGCCGCACTCGGGCTCGCCGTGCCTGCGGCGCTGGAGCCCCGGGGATTGATCGTACCCGGGCTCCGACCTGGATACCGCATCGGCGTGTGGGTCATGCCCGACAATGGCGAGTCCGGCATCCTCGAGGACTTCCTCGCCAAGCTGGTGCCGACGGCGGACCCGTGCTGGTCGCACGCACAGGAGGCCACCGCGAAGGCGCGACAGCTCGGCGCGCGTCTCGCGGAGAAGGACGTGCGCAAAGGCGAACTCCACGCCTGGCTCGCCTGGCAAGAGCGGCCGGGGATGCCCTTCGGCACCGCGCTGACGGCGAAGGTGCTCGGCCACGACTCGGCCGAGGCGCTCCGCTTCGTGGACTGGTTCCGGCGCCTGTTCTTCGACGACACCGAGAGCGCGCTGGGGGCATAG
- a CDS encoding AAA family ATPase, which translates to MTFVDSIQFLANEVLDPNQLGKLWDEIVLTPEEGRAVEALQVVEPSIERIAVGHGGDGSKYSFFLKLAGSSERVPLGSMGDGTKRLLALALHLARASGGVLLVDEIDTGLHYSVMLRMWRLVIETARRLGVQVFATTHSLDCINALAELCERSPDLGREILLHRIEPGQETAMTYTAEELRIAAEQHMEVR; encoded by the coding sequence GTGACCTTTGTCGATTCCATCCAGTTCCTCGCTAACGAGGTCCTCGACCCGAACCAGCTCGGCAAGCTCTGGGACGAAATCGTGTTGACGCCCGAGGAGGGGCGCGCGGTCGAGGCCCTCCAGGTCGTCGAGCCCTCTATCGAGCGAATCGCCGTCGGACACGGAGGAGACGGCTCGAAGTACTCGTTCTTCCTCAAGCTCGCTGGGTCCTCCGAGCGCGTCCCCCTCGGCAGCATGGGTGATGGCACCAAGCGGCTGCTCGCCCTCGCCCTTCATCTCGCGCGCGCTTCGGGCGGCGTCCTCCTCGTCGACGAGATCGACACCGGCCTGCACTACTCGGTGATGCTCCGGATGTGGCGGCTCGTCATCGAGACCGCCCGGCGCCTTGGCGTTCAGGTCTTCGCCACCACCCACAGCCTCGATTGCATCAACGCCCTCGCCGAGCTCTGCGAGCGATCCCCGGATCTGGGCCGTGAAATCCTCCTCCACCGCATCGAGCCCGGCCAGGAGACGGCGATGACCTACACGGCCGAGGAGCTGCGCATTGCGGCCGAGCAGCACATGGAGGTGCGCTGA